The Erigeron canadensis isolate Cc75 chromosome 1, C_canadensis_v1, whole genome shotgun sequence genome segment ACTAGATTCATACATACTAGGAGAACCTGAAGAAGCATCAAATGAATTCCACTATATAACAACAGGCACAGAGAAAATATCAGCATAAAAAACGACAGTGTAAAACACAAATACTGAGCAAGGAAAAAGAAACTTCAAATTGATATCCAAAATTAATCTAAAAAATGCTCAGAAGGTATTTCAGTTCTCTAAATCTTGatactattttttttctcttttttttttttttgcctttttttttttttttttcttttaaggatATGAAGAACAGACTACATGCTAATATGCTATTCACTCACATTCAGCTACATACAGAGCTAGCATATAACAGATTCTAACTAAAAAAGAGAAgtatagaaattaaaaaagattCTAACATATTGTCTGTCATTTTGCCTTGAACCACTGTTATCCTTCTACTTTCTCTATCCCACAATCCATGTATCAACTCCTGCTTTCTCAACGTTGATTTCAGGTTTCAGAACGCACAAAGATTTTAAATCTGCAGGGTACACTGAAATAACAAAGTATATTTAGACTTGCTCAAGAATGGAGTCCCGAGACTCAAGAAAAATGACAGGCTTCAACATCAAAACAATAAGAAAATACCAAAGTATAATAACAAGATTCCTCTTAAGTAATAGAATTGCCAATGTAGATAAATTGTTGTAGAAATTAGTAAATCTTTTAACTTAATGTATGCTTTGTCTGATCAATGTTATCTAATATAGAATACAAATTAGTTACTTTTTCTTCCACTTGTAAATTTTGGTATGTACAGTTTTACCAAGTCTTTCAATACTTGAGATTTTATTCCTGTCCTTCTTTCAATGACTTTCAGCGATTCTCTCTTAACTTTATACAACCTTCATTGCTGCAAACTTGTACTTATAGTTGGTCACCAACCTTCCTACCTGACTTCTATCAACCATCCCCATCCCTACTCTTGATCTCATTATCtcaaccaaaacaaaaacatcTCAAACCACCCAATATCTTCTAAATGCAGAATAGCCAactataaacttaaaaaaaagacTATCTCAAATGATCCAAATGAATCTGCAACAGTCTTGAAGGTAAAGAATTATGTTTTGAGATTTCTATGATTAGCAGAACCTCTATGTTAATGGTAACATAGAATTTAATGTTAACGAACTGCAACTATAAAGTTTTGATCCTATGAAGGGCAATGGAGATCGCAAGCACAAAATACAGAACCTATAAGTGAAGAAAGTTTAGATTTTAATGGTAACAAAACTGAAACTGAAAAGTTTTCCAGGACACCAAGAAAAGCTGTTGAAAAGTGTAGATGACTTTCAAGTAAATCTTACATTCCTATTACATGATTGTCTCGTAAAACATTGAACATAAATCCCGCCTTGTCAATCATAGAGTTTATGCTACTCACCACATGACGTTGGTAAGCCAACTATTCCACACCCATATAGTAAACCATAATGAAAAACCTTGcaggtttttcaaattgttgtaacattaaaaagtatttatttaggAAATCATGTTTCTAAGTACAAAGAACATTGCTTAATCCAATATTACTTGATGCTTTTTTTAACCAACTTAGAGGAAACTGCAAAACTTTAGGACGGCCAATGCTAGAGACTATTGCGTGACATCACCTATGAATTGTGGTTCAGTATATGTAATATAGCACAACGAAATGCAGTAGTTGAGAGGATAACAGACATCTCTTCAATACCAATTGAAACTTAATTATAACGCCACATACTTGATCGATAGGCTTCCTTTACGAGTGCTAGACAACCTAAATATTTTATCTTCCAAATAAACCATCACACATTCAGTAACCAAATTCCGTTGGGCGTTGAGTCATCATACTATCAAGTCACTAGGCTATGAAAATGGTTATGTAGAGTCACAAACACTTTCTCATGTGCGTCCAAGAAGAAAACATTTCCGCAATGACAagttcaaaatttcaaaatccAAATTGGGGAATGGATAGTAAGAATCTGTATTTACGCCATGCACACCAGTTGAACTATTCATGAATCCATCAAACAACCTTAATCCACACATCGCTGTTAAAAAAGGGACAAAAGATTGGACACAAAAAATCCTCTTGTGCACTATCATATTATGTCTATCTTAAAAACAAGACAATGCCACGAAAAATTCATGAGTCTAAAAACAAAAGCTATGTCTGATAGTCCTTCAGTGTCACTAGGGAGGTGATGAATGAGCCAAATGTAAAGTATATTGTAGATTGCAAATCACACATAAGTACATGCAGATGGGTCTCTTAAAAGATACAAGAAAAGGTTAGCAGCAAAAGGAGACAAAAAAAAGAGTGGATTACAAGAAGATTTTTCCTGTTGCAAAGATGAACAGACATCCAATTTGTCATTGTTAGCAGCTCACATTAACTAGCAATTACTTCCAACTTAAACATTCCCTCTTTATGGAGTGCTAGACAACAGAGTTTACAAGAACATCCCACAAGGGTTTTCAAAAGAGATGCAAAAAATGAAATATGCAACGAAAGAAAGGTTATGTATGTGTCAAAACAACCTTGCTCCAATTCCACTATGTTCACTTAAAAAATAACAAGTATAACAGGTGGACTTATGCAAGACCCAAAAGAACCTCAATTTCAAGTTGCAAGTAGAATACTATATTACTCGAAAGACAGCTAGGGAGAAAAGATTTTCTTTTAAGAGAGAGAACTCTTACTCAGACCTATAATGCTACAGATTATGCAGTTTCTCTAGTGAATCGTGATAGGACTGATATTTAGCCAACCATAATGCCCAACACAGAAGCTTAATTGGGTTTCACTCTAAAACCAACGGATGCTAGTAACAGAATGAGAGTCAGTGAGTCACCCATAGACTTATATACTGGTATTTATTCTGACATCTTCCATGTGGGATTGGGTTTTCACCCAACAATCCTCCTCTCAAACCCAAGTCCAAGGAATCAGTTTTCCACTTAACAGTCAGGTATGGGTACTATACTTTCCTTAGAAATAAGCTGGTCCATTGGGGAAGTTAAAACAGATTGTTGGGGCACGTtcattagaaatttagaataaTCAAAATTAAGGATAGTGCACAAGATGTAAGTTCTACTTTGTAAGAATCTTTTAGATGTTTTAAAAATGAACTAGAAGACCCTATAAAGCTTTACTGTGACAGTAACTCAGCTATCAGTCTATCACTATCATCACAATTCAATACAACTATATAGGACAAAAAACatagatatagaattaaaaCATGATTCTGTTATCGTGATCTTGTAGAAAAGTTTAATACAAAGGACATCTATTTCTCAGCTTAGGGGAGAGATatgtttgaaaaaatataaaccGCTAATGGTATCAGGAAGTAAAGATCTATCTCATCAATTCACTTTGATTTATGAGATACATCAGTTTCTTTTCCTTCACGTGTAACTAAATCTTATATACAAAGGTTGCATGTTTGACCCTTTCCCCAATCTGTGCATCTTGCCATCTCTACTAAGCTATGAAGTAGATAAATCAAGGTGCTTTAAATCCAAATTACCACATATTGCAAGAAATTCTTACCATCATTGACCATTGTAAAGCATATGTTATGGATCACTGACAATAAATGGCCTGATCAATTTGGGGAGGAATTTGTCTTATCTCAGTTCCAAGCTCCTGCTCAATCCTATACCTACAGGAAAGCACAATATACATCAGCTTTAGTAAGTATGCTTATAGGGCAGCAAGGTATACCATGACCTAGCAGTATAGCACATAGAAATACGACAGTACATACAAGTTAAAACGGTCTTCATAAGTAATCAAATTCACAGCTAACCCCAGATGACCAAATCTTCCAGAACGACCCACCTAAAATCAGAAGCCAATATCTCAGTTTAGAAGATCACCATAAAgagttatattttaaatttaagaaaatgACTTACCCTGTGTAAATAGGTCTCGGCATTCCTAggaaaatcaaaattgataacAACATTGACTGCTTGGATATCTATACCTCTTGTAAATAGATCTGTAAAGGCAAACCAAATTGAGTATTAAATCATTGATCAGGTACTTGTCATTTCATTAATGTAGTAATAGcattaagggggtgtttgggaatgcgttttgaagtgattatctgattattacgtttgtaaaacgcaaataatttaaaaaagtgtttgtgtgaaaaaagtgattatatgctatgaaaacgcagttttgaagaagcatgtacctacctgctttttcaaaacgcagttttgaaaacgcataatctattttgaaaacgcataatctgttttgtaatcacaataacaaacaccccctaaatatGCAATAGCATGCAACACTGCGAAGTAGTGTAGTGGAGTAATACCGGTACAAACAAGATTTCTACATGCACCATTGCGGAAGTCATGGAACACTCTATTGCGGTGATCTTGCAACATTTTAGCATGAATATAAAAGCAAGAATAGCCCAACTCAGTAATCTTTTTGGCTAATAGTTCTACACGGTTCACAGAGTTGCAGAAAATAATTGACTGGTTGATTTGCAACTGTAAATAAGACATAAAACAAATCAAAAGCTGTAGACAACAATATATTGCAGAGAAAACTGTTCTAGTTATGACCAAACCTTTGAGAAGAGAGTGTTGAGGCAGTGAACTTTCTGTCTTTCTTCAACAAAAGCATAAAACTGGGTGATACCTTTAAGAGTAAGCTCATCCATTAGATTAACAACATACGGTTTTCTTAGGTATCTATCTTTGAAATCTTTGACAGTAACAGGAAATGTGGCCGAAAACATTAATATTTGCCGGTTCTCGGGAAGAAAACTGATAAGATGCTCAACAGAAGGCTGAAACTCTGGGGACAACAGCTTGTCAGCCTgagtataaaaagaaaaaaagttagatTCAATCTTAGGCGACTCACAAATGGATCAGAATAAGTTATTTGATTATCACACGTTCAATCTATTGATTATCACACGTTCAATATATTGTCAGCGGGATATGGGATGAAACTGCTATAGAAGATACCTCATCCATCACCAGCATTGTGCACTCATTAAGACGACAAATTCCTTTCTTTGTTAGATCAAGAATTCTTCCAGGAGTACCAACGAGCAAATGGACAGGTTGGTATAAGCGCATGATATCATCCTTCAAACTTGTTCCTCCAGTGGTGACCATTACTTGAATTTGCAAATGCTTACCAAGTTCCTTGCAAACTTGTGATGTCTGAAGAGCCAGTTCTCTAGTTGGAACTAGTATCACAACTGCAATAGATTATTGACAACACTAGTCAGCTATAGAATTCATATGTTTGAGCACCCTATTCTCTCAAGAGTACAAAAGCTTAAACCAATATGTTTACTGAACAAGTGAACATATAATACTACATCATCTGCAAGGATGGCTTACTGAACATATAATACCAAATCATCTGCAAGAATGGCATACATGTATCCATTATCATATGTAGATAAATAGTAACCTTGGATGACATTGTTATCTGTATCGAGTTTTTCAAGTGCTGGTATGCAAAACGCTGCTGTCTTCCCGGTTCCATTTTTTGCTCTAGCAAGAATATCACTACCAGTCAAAGCAATAGGAATACTCTCCTCTTGTATGGGAGAAGGCctttcaaaacctttttcatAGATTCCCATAAGTAGCTCTCTTTTTAAAAAGTAGTCCTCGAATTCATTTCCTTTGGTAGCTGTAACATCCTGTATAGCaaacatttattaaaaagaagatACTTCCTTCCAAGTATAAATATACAGTGATCAGATATTCACAATTATCAGTTTTTTGAACAGCAAGCCAGCAAAATTATGACTGGGCGACCGGCTGGACTGAACCTCAAGCAACTCCTTTGAAGTGCTTCATTTCCAGTTATTTAACCACCCTTCAAtgatttttcattattattatcaccattattaattaatttattattaaggctactattattattgacattgttattgttatatctTAATGGTTCGCTCTATTTATTAAGCtggtattattatcattattattacagtattactattactgtatttttaTAGTTTGCTGTTGGTTCTTACTATCGTCGTGTGACTGTTTTTAGTCCAACAAGATTCCCATTTgacaataaatatatttgacAACAAAAAGATGACAGAGAGAAGTAAAacaagatattttaaaagttacaaCATAGCAAGAGAGCTTATATTACTCCAGGTTAATCTAAGATCCCAGTATATTGTTATTCTGAGAGATGAATGAATGCAATAGTGTCTTATAACTTAAACAATGCTACATCGATTGACTTAAAGTTCCCTTAATAGTGAAAGAGTAAAGTGGTAATAGCATAGAACTGCAACTATATCCTAACTGCTCAAAGAATGGGGAAAAAAGCTCATCTATATGAAAGCatagaataaaaaaattgttctcAGCCTCAATAAGAATAGACTGTCACTAATCCAGAGCAAGTAACTTCTATGTAAAGAATCAAGATTGTAGCTTTGTAACGATGATTTCCATTTTGGATGCAGGATATATATTAACACTTCCTATGTACAAGACAATAGCATAATAATGGCTATAAATGATAAAATCTGCTACttaaaatatacataagttTTCAGATAGTAAAAGGTAATAAAACACAACGCTAAAAGATTAAGCATCATTAGTGTAAGCGTCAACTGATACATGCATACCTCAGTCTTGAAACGGCTATCAGCTGCAGGTATGTTCAGTTGTGCCTTCCAGTCCTGAGAGCTAAACCCATAGAAATGACAGATATTTGAATTCAGGGCCCGTTTACATATAGGTGTAAATTACATATGGAAAACAAATGTACAACAACACATTTTAATGAACCAAACAAAGTAAAGGAAACAACAAATCAACCAAAACTTCGcaagcaaaaagaaaaaagagaaaatctCACATACCAAAAGGCTGCCGagttttaataaaagaaaaacttggaaATTGTAGATACGGCAAAAGAAAACCTTAGGTCAAAGGTAAAAACAAATGATAAAGGAAACTTTGGTAACAGACTTCGAACATATTAAACTATGGCATTTATACACACATCTCTTGGCATTttgaacaaacaaacaaaaaaagaagataattgTACTTGCTCGCCTGCTGACgaccaaaaaaaaacaaccattCCTTGCCTACGTATTTCCTCTTTCTTTCTAACTTCTCTATAATGACACATATAGAGAGCACGTGGCCCTTGAAACTCTTAAATACAACATTACATCAAAGTTTCAATTATCCAGCTTTCTCAACTACATTATCATTTATCAAAAAGATAATAAacgtatacatacatatagtataaacacacaaacacatatatatattacccacCGACGACAACATTCATTACaagattggaaaaaaaataaaaaataaaaacacattgccTTCATATGTACATATCTCCGCTTTCTCTACAATAACACATCTATACACGCATTTTACTCGAAATTCCAAAATAAAACTGTCACATACGAGTAATATTTGCAAACATCCAGTTCTCTCAAGTAagttatcatgataaacacacacacacacaaatatatatatatatatatatacacacatattatAGTATCAATGTATCATGATAACACCGTAAAAcctaatgataaatataacaaGAAGTCAAGAATTCGACTAATTTAAAGCATTGCAGTTTCAAGAAcagaatgtatatatacatataaacgtgtatatatatatataaacagacCTTGAATCGACGGTAGTAGTGTTTTCTGACTGAACAGTTTTCTCAACTTCaaaattagtattattattattagaagaagaagaaccagtaggattattattattagtattattattagggtttaaTCTTAGCCACTGTTGCTTCTGCTGCTGATTATATTGTTGTTGTGACTGTTGATTTTGGTAATTAGGGTTTCTAGGTTGATTTTGGTAATTAGGGTTTGTTTGATAATTGCCACCGCTGCCGCCGTAATATCCTCCGCCGCCACGGCCGTTACCGATACCGGGAGGATACCGGcggttgttgttattgttgttgttgttcatcGGCAAGATGACGGTTAATTGCGAAG includes the following:
- the LOC122603039 gene encoding DEAD-box ATP-dependent RNA helicase 8-like — protein: MNNNNNNNNRRYPPGIGNGRGGGGYYGGSGGNYQTNPNYQNQPRNPNYQNQQSQQQYNQQQKQQWLRLNPNNNTNNNNPTGSSSSNNNNTNFEVEKTVQSENTTTVDSSSQDWKAQLNIPAADSRFKTEDVTATKGNEFEDYFLKRELLMGIYEKGFERPSPIQEESIPIALTGSDILARAKNGTGKTAAFCIPALEKLDTDNNVIQVVILVPTRELALQTSQVCKELGKHLQIQVMVTTGGTSLKDDIMRLYQPVHLLVGTPGRILDLTKKGICRLNECTMLVMDEADKLLSPEFQPSVEHLISFLPENRQILMFSATFPVTVKDFKDRYLRKPYVVNLMDELTLKGITQFYAFVEERQKVHCLNTLFSKLQINQSIIFCNSVNRVELLAKKITELGYSCFYIHAKMLQDHRNRVFHDFRNGACRNLVCTDLFTRGIDIQAVNVVINFDFPRNAETYLHRVGRSGRFGHLGLAVNLITYEDRFNLYRIEQELGTEIRQIPPQIDQAIYCQ